NNNNNNNNNNNNNNNNNNNNNNNNNNNNNNNNNNNNNNNNNNNNNNNNNNNNNNNNNNNNNNNNNNNNNNNNNNNNNNNNNNNNNNNNNNNNNNNNNNNNNNNNNNNNNNNNNNNNNNNNNNNNNNNNNNNNNNNNNNNNNNNNNNNNNNNNNNNNNNNNNNNNNNNNNNNNNNNNNNNNNNNNNNNNNNNNNNNNNNNNNNNNNNNNNNNNNNNNNNNNNNNNNNNNNNNNNNNNNNNNNNNNNNNNNNNNNNNNNNNNNNNNNNNNNNNNNNNNNNNNNNNNNNNNNNNNNNNNNNNNNNNNNNNNNNNNNNNNNNNNNNNNNNNNNNNNNNNNNNNNNNNNNNNNNNNNNNNNNNNNNNNNNNNNNNNNNNNNNNNNNNNNNNNNNNNNNNNNNNNNNNNNNNNNNNNNNNNNNNNNNNNNNNNNNNNNNNNNNNNNNNNNNNNNNNNNNNNNNNNNNNNNNNNNNNNNNNNNNNNNNNNNNNNNNNNNNNNNNNNNNNNNNNNNNNNNNNNNNNNNNNNNNNNNNNNNNNNNNNNNNNNNNNNNNNNNNNNNNNNNNNNNNNNNNNNNNNNNNNNNNNNNNNNNNNNNNNNNNNNNNNNNNNNNNNNNNNNNNNNNNNNNNNNNNNNNNNNNNNNNNNNNNNNNNNNNNNNNNNNNNNNNNNNNNNNNNNNNNNNNNNNNNNNNNNNNNNNNNNNNNNNNNNNNNNNNNNNNNNNNNNNNNNNNNNNNNNNNNNNNNNNNNNNNNNNNNNNNNNNNNNNNNNNNNNNNNNNNNNNNNNNNNNNNNNNNNNNNNNNNNNNNNNNNNNNNNNNNNNNNNNNNNNNNNNNNNNNNNNNNNNNNNNNNNNNNNNNNNNNNNNNNNNNNNNNNNNNNNNNNNNNNNNNNNNNNNNNNNNNNNNNNNNNNNNNNNNNNNNNNNNNNNNNNNNNNNNNNNNNNNNNNNNNNNNNNNNNNNNNNNNNNNNNNNNNNNNNNNNNNNNNNNNNNNNNNNNNNNNNNNNNNNNNNNNNNNNNNNNNNNNNNNNNNNNNNNNNNNNNNNNNNNNNNNNNNNNNNNNNNNNNNNNNNNNNNNNNNNNNNNNNNNNNNNNNNNNNNNNNNNNNNNNNNNNNNNNNNNNNNNNNNNNNNNNNNNNNNNNNNNNNNNNNNNNNNNNNNNNNNNNNNNNNNNNNNNNNNNNNNNNNNNNNNNNNNNNNNNNNNNNNNNNNNNNNNNNNNNNNNNNNNNNNNNNNNNNNNNNNNNNNNNNNNNNNNNNNNNNNNNNNNNNNNNNNNNNNNNNNNNNNNNNNNNNNNNNNNNNNNNNNNNNNNNNNNNNNNNNNNNNNNNNNNNNNNNNNNNNNNNNNNNNNNNNNNNNNNNNNNNNNNNNNNNNNNNNNNNNNNNNNNNNNNNNNNNNNNNNNNNNNNNNNNNNNNNNNNNNNNNNNNNNNNNNNNNNNNNNNNNNNNNNNNNNNNNNNNNNNNNNNNNNNNNNNNNNNNNNNNNNNNNNNNNNNNNNNNNNNNNNNNNNNNNNNNNNNNNNNNNNNNNNNNNNNNNNNNNNTATTATTGTTAGGGATGTTCACAAATCGGATTTTTTTTGGCACTTCCTCTTAGTTAAAGAtataatcattataattttttacttattattGTTAAGGATGTTCATAGATTGGATATGGCTGAAATTTCGATCCAATCCGCACTAAACTCATTAGATCAAATTCGATATTCGtactttttatgtttggatcaggtatcaaatatatccataaaataaaaaatattagaaaattttatttttataaaaaaattcaataatttttttttacttttttaaacatGTTTACTTCTATCTGATTAGAGTGTGGATCCGATTCGATCAAATCCGATCATCTTACATATCAGATCATATCCACAAATTACAGATCAAATACAGATAAATACTGTGGATTTATGGATATGATCTAATCTATGAACACCCCTAACTATTACTATAGGTTCATTGTTGCAAAAGAatgctttttttattatattattagatcTTAATTACCATTAAAACAACTTAATTGTCAACAAAGAGCTAATACTTATTGGTCTCTGAAATTATGTTCGTATTttaatctaatttcaaaaatttcgatTTACTCAATTTAGTCTCCCAACTTAATAGTTATGACTCACATTGATTTTTTGTCACAGTCTCACAAAATCATTAATGACATGCTGAGATGGACTAACGACTGCTACATTATACGTTCTAGCAACTATTTGATGtgataattgaattttttttaccttaatttttttttcaactaaacaCTTAAAACTCAAATATGAGTCACAGATACCTaagttaaaaaatcaaactaagtaaattaaaactttaaaatttagattaaaACTCGAATATAACTTTAAAACAGAACTTTAACTTATATAGTGATCaatttaaatgagaataaaataaatcaaaattcaacataaaaatttaattataaaaattaactaggatttctctttaaattaaaaatttaatgaaatagtaattttaattatcttaaccaatgtcttaattaattatttttatgtcttaaaaaaattatatattaaaaaaaattttttttaagacataaaaataattaattaagacattggttaagataattaaaattactatttcattaaatttttaatttaaagagaaatcctagttaatttttataattaaatttttatgttgaattttgatttattttattctcatttaaattGATCACTATATAAGTTAAAGTTCTGTTTTAAAGTTATATTCGAGTtttaatctaaattttaaagttttaatttacttagtttgattttttaacttAGGTATCTGTGACTCATATTTGAGTTTTAAGtgtttagttgaaaaaaaaattaaggtaaaaaaaattcaattatcaCATCAAATAGTTGCTAGAACGTATAATGTAGCAGTCGTTAGTCCATCTCAGCATGTCATTAATGATTTTGTGAGACTGTGACAAAAAATCAATGTGAGTCATAACTATTAAGTTGGGAGACTAAATTGAGTAAatcgaaatttttgaaattagattaaAATACGAACATAATTTCAGAGACCAATAAGTATTAGCTCTTTGTTGACAATTAAGTTGTTTTAATGGTAATTAAgatctaataatataataaaaaaagcatTCTTTTGCAACAATGAACCTATAGTAATAGTTAGGGGTGTTCATAGATTAGATCATATCCATAAATCCACCATATTTATCCATATCTGATCTGTAATTTGTGGATATGATCTGATATGTAAGATGATCGAATTGGGTCGAATCAGATCCACACTCTAATCAGACAGaagtaaatatgtttaaaaaagtaaacaaaaaaaattattgactttttttataaaaataaatttttttaatattttttattttatggatatatttgatatctgatccaaacataaaaagtgCAAATATCGAATTTGATCTAATAAGTTTAGTGCGAATTGGATCGAAATTTCAGCCATATCCAATCTGTGAACAACCCtaacaataataactaaaaaattataatgattatatttttaactaagagAAAGTGCCAAAAAAAAGTACTAAATACAAGaacatttaatcaaatattaagagaaaattttactttaaaacaGTTGGACTTTAATGATAATATGATAATTGTTTTATATATCACACAAATATAAACGTTTTTTCTGTGAGTCTAAGAAAGGTTTTGTAAGTCCCTAACCTTGTTATCGATTTTTGTAGTGTTAGCCCTCATATTATCAATTTGATTCATATATAATTTGGATGATAAATTATTTGGTGACGTGCTTCCTTTTTTACTGTGACAtacttgttttttattattattattattattattattattattattattattattattattattattattattttatacattaaaaaataataggcCAAATTATTACCATAACATAATAGAAGTATGGAAGTTTATCATTCTCCTCTAATAGAGgaaacaaaattcttttcaataatttatttaacgtttaatagaataaaaataaattttattagaataaattttagtacgagtttaatatttttattcatcataaaatatttatagaattacATATAGATAAgttttaatagaaaaaagaaaaaaatcatgatttttaattttatttttaaataaactttatttttaattttaaaataaattttaaatttatctttaaataatattaattttttaccgtatataattatttttaattttaaaataatttttttttaatgtgacTATAGATGTagataaaatttagttatattacttgtatataattttattgtattgtATTACTTATAAAGTTAGATTATAACTATGACAATAGAATTGTTTAGGTATTTTTATATGTGTGACTAATTGGTGGTGTTAAAACATTActcttaattataaataaggtttataatttaaaaaattaaagactcaattaaaaagataaaaaaagatgacgttaaaatattctaactctttaaaataaaaatattagaaattcaattaaaaattatttaaactcaagaaaaatttatattcaatgtgttttgtattaaaaatatttaataacctattatatcatattagttgaaattagtttttataatgttaattttctaataacactttattagaaaaaaccattttttcagaattttgtaaaaactaattaatattatatatattttgttacactacatcttgttataaaaaaattatttatttctaatgcttatattaaaaatgaaaacaaaatttaaattagtaaattttaatctagaatataataataatatagtaattattttatatattgtacgaatataaattaattatttttttatttgtaaaaattttaagagcttgttatatatatacatatatatatatatatatatatttgataaatgtgatatatttttttatataaataatttaaaaaaatctaatagttaatctattaccttttttattttagtccaaattaaatattttttattatttttggaaagaaaatttttgaaaaatttaataatatgtgatgaaGAATACcgaataaattatacataaatcaattaaaacatAATATGAAAACATCTTTAGCAAAAGATGAAATATGCGTCTTTATGTGAGTGGTCACCAAAATAGTTATATGACTTTTTtgagaataaaaaaagtattaaatctaaatctaaattaagaaattttatatattttttatgtcgaattaaaataaaaaaataaatttaatatttgatcttgtagaattttaatatatagaaataaaaatagattctAATCTTATTTGTTTCTAAAACTATacaaaaaatactataatattataaaatattatttttcttttttcaatctaaaaatatttcaataagcaaaatattttctctaatataTTTGTCTAGATTTAAACACTAAGCTAGTATGATAATGAGAGTCTTTCAAAGATTTTTCTTCCTTTAGTTTAGAGAAAGATCAAGCACAAAGAGATTTTCCTTAATAAGGGAAAGTCCCTATAAAATTACCATTACACTATTTTCATTTTGGAGTgtactaaaataattatttggagaataattttaaattagtttctaaatttttttagtaaacgactttagtttttatttgttattagtcattagactttgaattttttaaatactgAACGGgtcttttatgtatttattaaagttttttatgtatacaaaatgtgaatttagctaAAACATGATATGTTACAATAACAGTTTCTATTAACCAATATGTTATTTGATCCACTACACCAAATTAGATGAATAACTACACTTATTTTATGACCCTTATTTAAACAGTTACTATTAAATAAAATGGTGAcacttatttatataatttttttagcgtcattaaaattttaagtgtcCCATTAATAAGAAACATATCAATCtattccttttcctctttcctttttttattttctatttctcatagtcatttttatttttcaaaaccctAACTAATTCAATTGGTACCGTAGTAATTGACGTTGagattaaaagagaaaagatgAAAAGGTAATAACAGTGTTTGCGTTCTTCGTCATTTGTGCTCTTCGCGGTTTTCGCATCACAGTTTGCAGATTAAAGTTCGAGTGTTCCTTATCTTTCCCTCAAAGACCTTCATCAAGTCATCACATTGAATTATACTATTGATTATATATGTATGTTCCACGAAACTCAATAGAGTATGAGCGAGGGTTTAGGAGGTTTATTGATTTTTTCTTCGAAAATAGTTTAGCTGAAGCAATTGTATGCCCTTGTTTGAAGTgcggttttaaaaaaaaattgacaaaggATGAGATGTACGATCACTTGATATGTACTCAATTCCCGAAAGAATATACACTTTGGTTTTATCACGGAAAGACTGAAGTAGGAGATCCCAGTAGTAATGTCTCAAATAGTGATGCTTCAAATGCTTTTGATGATTTGTTTAATCAAGATTCTATTCATGACATACTTGGAGATGCTCTTAGGACTGATATGCACTGGACAAATGAAGTCTCATTAGAGTCAGATGAAGACATTGATGGAGTTGAAAGAGTGATGCCAGATGTAGCTGATACAACGGAGTTTGAAGAATTAGTAAGTCATGCAGAACTATCTTTGTATGAAGGGTGTACAAGATATTCAAGATTGTCCTTTTTGGTGAAGATGTATCATATTAAGTGTATATGTGGGGTGACTGACAAGACAATGTCGATGATATTTGAACTCTTACATGATGCATTTGAACAAGTAGAGATTCCGAGTTCATTTTATGAAGCAAAGAAAACTATCTTGAAGCTTGGTATGAATTATGAGAAGATACATGCATGCCCGAACAATTGCATGCTGTATTGGGGTGAAGACAAGGAGAAAGAAATGTGTAAAGTTTGCAACAGGTCTAAATGGAAACTAGATATAAAGGGTGGTGAAATTCAAGAATCAAATGATAGGAATATTAGAAAGAAGGTGCCTGCTAAAGTTCTTCGTTACTTTCCACTAAAACCTCGTTTGCAAAGGTTATTTTTGTCTTCAAAGACAGCCGAGGCCATGAGATGGCATGATGTTGCTCCTAAGGAAGATGGTGTAATGACACATCCTAGAGATGCAGAAGCTTGAAAGATGTTTGATTTAAATAACACTTCATTTGCAGAGGATCCACGAAATATACGTTTGGCATTAACTACTGATGGTATTAATCCCTATCGTAGTATGAATGAAAATTCTAGTACCTGGCCAGTTATTCTCATTCCTTACAACACTCCTCCTTGGATTTGTATGAATCGGACGTATTTTATTCTTTCAATGATAATTTCTGGAAAAAAGATGCCAGGAAACAATATAGATGTCTACTTATAACCGTTGATCAAAGAGATAAAAGAGTTATGAAATGAGGGCATGGATGCATATGATTCTTTTGAGAAAAAGGCGTTCAAATTGCATGCGACGTTGATGTGGACTATAAGTGACTTTCCTGGGTTAGAAATTCTCTCCGGGTGAAACACATACACTGGACTTGCTTGTCCATCTTGTAACTTCGACTTTGTTCCTTTTCAACTTTCTCATAGTAGAAAATCATGTTTCATAGGACATCGTCGTTTTCTTAATCAAAGGCATCGGTTTAGATTGAATAGGGTTCGATTTAATGGAGAGCAAGAATTTCGCAATCCACCGAAGAGGTTATCTGGTCTTGATATACTTGAGCAAGTCAAGGACATCAATGTCACATTTGGTAGAAAAGAAGAGGCAAAAGTTAGGGAGAAAAGAAGACGTGATGAGCGTGCTACAGAAGGTGCTAACAGTGGAGGAAGAAAAGCATTTTTTTAACTTCCCTATTGGAAGTATAATCTATTGCGTCACAATCTTGATGTGATGCatatagaaaaaaatgtatGTGATAATGTGATATACACGTTGCTAAATGACAGCACCAAGTCAAAAGACCACCTCAATGCTCGAAAAGATCTTAAAGCTTTAGGCAGTAAACAAGATCTTTGGCCAGATGAGAATGAAAAGTACGCTCCAGCTATCTTTACACTGACTAATAAAAGGCTAGAAGGCTTTTCTgtcaactttaaaaaatattagtgtgCTAGACGGGTATTCAAGTAACATATCTAAGTGCATTGATGTTGACAACCTTAAGATCAATGGGATGCTAAAAAACCATGATAATCACATATTGATGCAACAATTGCTATCATTAACCATGCGAACGAGTTTGCCTAGTGAAGTTTCAGCAATCTTGATTGAATTGTGCTCGTTCTTTAGGAAGTTATGTGATAAAAGATTGATTATTAAGGATTTAGATAAGTTGCAAGATCAAATTGTGCTCACTCTATGCCACATGGAGATGTTATTTCCTCCATCCTTTTTTACAGTTATGATTTATTTGGTGGTTCACCTTGTTGAAGAAGTTAAGCTTGGAGTCCTGTACACTACCGGTGGATGTATCCGATAGAAAGGTaacaaagaataatttttttaccttaattttaaaatagtgtATAAGTTTCCTATTAATATTAATAGTTTTGGCTTAATTGATAGGTACTTGGGACAAATAAAATCTTATGTGCGTAATAAAGCACAACCAGAGGGCTATATTACTGAAGATTATCTTATGCAAGAGATCCTTACATTTTGTTCAAGATACCTGGACAATATTAAGACAATATGGAATCGACGTAAGCGTGTTAGTAATGAGCCTACCTATATAGATCCCAATTTACGAATATCTAAGCTGTTTCCTCAAGTTGGAgaatcaaatattggtttcACATATTTTACTTTAGCACCAATTGAGAAGAGGCAGGCTCATAGGCATGTTTTGACAAATTGTCGTGCAGTTGATAACTATTTTAGGGATTATAGAGATATTGTGAAAAAAAGATTAAGAAGCCAAATAAGGGATACTACTAAGATAGACAAAAAAGTTCATAGaaaatttgttgattggttttcTAATCATGTAAGAGAAATTTCActtatttcattttctatttttgcaaTATGTCTATGACTAACACAAATATGTTAATGTGCTTTTAGATTTGTACTAATCTCAACAAACTTCCTGATGTGGATAAAGACATTCTTATCAGTCTTTCTCAAGGACCATATGACCAAGCAAGaaagttatttttatatgatgTTAACGgatataaattttaaactttggCAAGGGATAATGGATTAAAAACTCATAATAGCGGAGTCTTCGGTACATTTGGAACAAGAAGTTACTCAAATAGTAAAGATACCCGAATGAACTTTGGTGCGGTACCTTATTATGAAAAGTTGGTAGACATCATTGAGCTTTTCTACAATGGCTTTATAGTTCTCTTGTTTAAATGTCAATGGGCAAAGACAACTAGTCCTAGAGGAATCAAAAAGGACAATTTGAGTTTTTTATCTGTGAACTTTACAAAGCTCATACATACTGGTGAACATGAAGATGATGAGCCATATATTAAAGCTTCTGAAACCCAGATAGTATATTATGTAGATGATGAGAAGAAAAAAGGATGGTGCATACCAATTCACTTGAAGTCATGAGATTTGTATAACATGGGTGGAGATAATATGGGTGAAGATGACGAAATTACAGTATCCAATGATAATTATCCACCACAAGACTTAGAGTCTCTTTTTccagatgaaaatacaaatataaaattggCGAGGATAGTTGTAGATGATGATCTTCCAATAATCAATGAAAACTATTATGAAAATGGGGATATGTTTGTGTAAAATACATTGAAATTTTTCAGAAGTTACTAAATATATTTTCAGagcattcaaatattttttcttgtttggcAATTATGAGGATTGTTGGGAGAATTTTTTAGGAGGATCTAGAATTATTCTTGTATTTTAGATGACATTGCTTCATTTGAATGCCTAGATTCCTCATTTGTCTGAATTAAATTGCCTTTATCttgtaagaaagagaaagagcttTCAAAGAGCTCCTTGTTCTTCTCTGTTTTGTTTATAATATAGTGGGCAACTGGGCCTGCACTTTTACAGAATTCATTCTAGATTGTAGGTGATTCTGAGAAGTTGATAAAGGTGTTATTTGAGCTTGCAAGACACCATGCCCCCTCAACCATATTTCTTAATGAAATTGATGCAATCATTAGTCAACGCGGTAAAGCACGCAGTGAACATGAAGTAAGTAGAGGACTAAAAACTGAACTACTCATACAGGTGATGCTTTCTTCTTAAACTAAATATATTTCATAATCACCAGCTTAATGATAATAACATGATTTGTATTGAGAACACTTTATATGTTAGCTGTCCTTGGATAAAAATCAACTATGATAGAATTCAAAGTTATCGCATATATAGGACTTGTTTCTTGCCTTCTATATCTGGTCAGCAAAAAGAGAATGTACTGGTTGAGAGTGTTTTGAGAGTTATGGGAGTCCATGAGTAATAACAATGGTAGCTGGGTCAATAAAttgtaaagaaaaaattaaacatatatttAATGATGTATATGTAGATCTGTGTGGTTTAATATCCCGATGATGCCACGAAAGATGAAAAACTTTTACAGCAGAAGCAGCAGTTTTTTCTCTGCAGTGCTTCACTCCAAGTAAGTTAAaaaattctctttttcctttttcaagttttctttaatatatttgTGCTACCTTCTAGTAGAAAGTTAGGATTAAACCCTTTGATGGTGTCACTGTTAGTGGGAGCCAAAAGATCATATATTcacattttcttaatttaaagCCTCAGATCATTTTCGTCGAGTCTAAGAGATATATCAGTTGATTTCCAATTCACAATCCCCCTGATTTGATGGATGCAAGAAACAAAAATGTCCTAGTTTCTATTGTGGTTTTTCTTTATGCCTTAGCTAACTaccatatttatattttaagaatGCATTTCTGGTTTCTTTACCTTGTTCATTTGACATGTCAGTCTTACTATTTCCATTCCCATTTTGGACATATTACAGGACATAATTGCCCTTTTTAAGGAGCGAAGACAAGAAAAGGTACCATGGAACTGGGCCGAATTCCCAACAAAGGTTGCTGTACAATTGAATGATACTCACCCTACCCTTGCAATACCTAAGCTGATGCGATTACTTGTGGATGATGAAGGACTTGAATGGGATGAAGCATGGGATCTAACATCAAAGTcagtaaattataaaatttcttGCATGAAATGATGTGTAACTTTTTCTTTCATCCATGATCTATTAATGCCTGTAGTGTATTCCTCACTAGTAAAATGTGTAATAGTTATATTTCAATGTGGAAATGATAAAATGCTTTCAGTTCACTGCGATGATAACTTTCACACGGTTCAACCTTGAGAGTGAGCTTTCCAACATGCGCATATTGGATAATAATCCCCAGAAGCCAGTAATTCGGATGGCTAATTTGTGTGTGGTTTCTTCTCATGCAGTAAGTGGTTTACTCATTTGAAGAAAATGCctcataatttttaataaatccTTGTCTTCAGTCATTTCATTGATACCCTATCTTTTCATTTACATTCTACAGGACtctccaatttttattttctgtgaCATTTTTTTCATATTGTGCATTTTGTTTCATTTGAAATCTGTTTGCTACTTGGTGTCCGAATGTTGTTAGGTGAATGGTGTTGCCCAGTTGACTCCTTTAGACTACTATTTATTAACAATGATTTATGAACAAAGTTGGCCAGAGAAAGAACTTGGTCACAATATTTTCCTTCTAGTTGCAGATACTCAAGCAGGAAGTCTGATTGGGAAGCAGGGTTTCACCATAAAATCCATTCAAGATGGCTATGGTTGCATTATATGTGTTCTTGGATCAGGTTTGTTTCcagctatttttttattatattaggaTACCTTGCTATACCTTGCTAGGTTTGTTCCCATCTATTTTCTATTATATTAGGATACCTTGCTTATATTTGGAAACCAGTACACTTAAATTTTTCAGAATTATTTATCAAGTGGTCTTTTAGTTGATCTTATATATTCTCCCAATTTTCATTCAGTCTCCCCCTTTTTCCCCCTTTCTCTACTGCATTAGTGATCAGATTGCTGTAATATAATTGTTTAGAGAGTTCACTCTTGTTAGAAATGGCAATTATATGTTACCTTCACTTGATAAAAATATGCAAGAACTATTTATGATATTTAATCTTAAAAGATTTTGGTTACtgagttttaattttcttgaatAATGtactatttaaaatagaaaacttGCCTGTGTTTGCTTTTAAAGACGATAATGTTGTTGAAGCACAAAGTGATCCTGCTGGAGTTCATAAGGCAGTTGAACTTATTGCAGTTCATTTGCGTAAGTTATTGGTTGACCGTAGCATAGTTGGAGTATTTGAAACAAAGGCAAGTCCTTTTACCTCCCCCTCCTTTTCTTTCCATGAAGCTAAAAGGTGCGAATGCGAAGACCAAAAAGTGGCTATGAAGTTTCTTTTACAATTTTACAATGTCTTGGACCTTTTCTAAATATATATTGTTTGTGACGTAGCAATTTTATATGTTGTTTTGAAGTTACACATGCACCAACCATTTTTGCTAACAATTATGTtgtcttttttttcattatcaGATGCAAATGCCAGATGTTCGAGTCAACCACAATGCACCCCCACACCAACCTTGGGTTCCTCTTCCTCAAAGGTTTTCAGCTCCTGGTGGTGGTGGACCTGCTTTTGCACCCCTTAGTCAGCAATATATGCCACCATCACATCCCTATGATAATTATTACCCAACAACCGACCTGTCTCCTATGGACAAACAATTCCATCAGGCTCCACTATATGCTTATGGCAGGGATACTTCCGCTGAAACTCATCCACCAAGTGCACAACCATAACAATCTGCTGCAACTAAGGTGTCATCTTTTGCCTAACTTGAGAATTTTTGTGCAGAGTAATATTCATTTGATGAAGCATCGTATCTTGATTTTA
The genomic region above belongs to Arachis duranensis cultivar V14167 unplaced genomic scaffold, aradu.V14167.gnm2.J7QH unplaced_Scaffold_165934, whole genome shotgun sequence and contains:
- the LOC107478170 gene encoding uncharacterized protein LOC107478170, whose protein sequence is MFDLNNTSFAEDPRNIRLALTTDGHRRFLNQRHRFRLNRVRFNGEQEFRNPPKRLSGLDILEQVKDINVTFGRKEEAKVREKRRRDERATEEKNVCDNVIYTLLNDSTKSKDHLNARKDLKALGSKQDLWPDENEKKLCDKRLIIKDLDKLQDQIVLTLCHMEMLFPPSFFTVMIYLVVHLVEEVKLGVLYLGQIKSYVRNKAQPEGYITEDYLMQEILTFCSRYLDNIKTIWNRRKRVSNEPTYIDPNLRISKLFPQVGESNIGFTYFTLAPIEKRQAHRHVLTNCRAVDNYFRDYRDIVKKRLRSQIRDTTKIDKKVHRKFVDWFSNHICTNLNKLPDVDKDILISLSQGPYDQARKDNGLKTHNSGVFGTFGTRSYSNSKDTRMNFGAVPYYEKLVDIIELFYNGFIVLLFKCQWAKTTSPRGIKKDNLSFLSVNFTKLIHTGEHEDDEPYIKASETQIVYYVDDEKKKGWCIPIHLKS